The genomic interval ACCGCGAGACCCCCGGCAGGATGGCCAGCCCCTGCAGGGAGCCGACCAGCAGGGCGTCGAGGAGGTCGGGGTCCTCGCGGCCGCCGAACTCGAAATTGTCGGCGACCCGCAGCAGGACGCCCGTCCCGACGAGCAGGAGGCCCACGAGCGCGACGAACGCGCCCCCGGTGAGCGCCGAGACCGCGGCTTCGAGCGTGGCGTAGGCCGTGAGGCCGACCACGCCCGAGGCGAGCGTGGCGACCCCGAGGAACGAGAGGGTCGCGCGCTCGCCCTCGGACGAGAACGCGTCGCGCGGCCGCCACTCGGGGAGCGCTCCCAGCACCTCGCGGAGTTCGGCCCGGTAGTACGCCGCCGCCGAGACCGCGGTCCCGGCGTGGAGGAACAGCGAGAACCCGACCGCGGCCTCGGGCGTCGACCCCAGCGCGGTCAGGAAGACGGTGATGTTGCCCTCGCTGGAGATTGGCAACCACTCGAAGACGCCCTGAAGGACGCCAGCGACGAGCGC from Halorussus salilacus carries:
- a CDS encoding undecaprenyl-diphosphate phosphatase translates to MDRSALVALVAGVLQGVFEWLPISSEGNITVFLTALGSTPEAAVGFSLFLHAGTAVSAAAYYRAELREVLGALPEWRPRDAFSSEGERATLSFLGVATLASGVVGLTAYATLEAAVSALTGGAFVALVGLLLVGTGVLLRVADNFEFGGREDPDLLDALLVGSLQGLAILPGVSRSGTTASALLFRGHDGPSSFRLSFLLSIPAALGAGVLSVADGGVPEVGLDAAALALASAAVVGYLTIDALMRVVERVPFWGVCVGLGALAMLGGGLLVV